The window TTTGTCTTCCGCTAAAGCCCTTGAGGTTGACGGACTAGGGGCCTTATTTGTTTTTTGGACACAGAGGTCACGGAGGAGTCACAGAGTTACACAGAGGTTGGGAGAGGTTTCGCTTTTTCTCCGTGCCCTCCGTAATCCTCTGTGTGCTCTGTGTCCTCTTTCGCTGTGTCCTTTCTCAGTGATTATAATGGCCTATAGGGCAGGATATAATAAAGGAGGCGATAAAATCATCATCGCCGGGCGAGGAAATTTACCCATGACCAACGGAGATCGCGACGCGTTAACCCGCGCCCTCTGGCGCATCTACAACCGGCCCGACCCGCCGCCGCTCTGGGTCGGGGGCGGCGGCAATTTGCCGTGGAACGACCCGGCCTTCTCGGCGCGGATGCTGCGCGAGCATCTGGACGAAACCCACGGCGCGGCCTCGCGGCCGGCGGCCGAGCGCGCGGCGCAACTCGATTGGCTGTGGGCGCGGCTGGGGTTGCGACCGGGCAGCCGGGTGCTCGATCTGACCTGCGGCCCCGGCCTGTATGCCGTGGCGCTGGCCCAGCGCGGGGCGCAAGTGACCGGCGTCGATTTCGGCCCGGCGGCCATCGCCCACGCCCGGCAGTTGGCGGCCGAGGCCGGGCTGAGCGACCACTGCACTTTCATCGAAGCCGACGTGCGCGACTACGCCCCGGAGCCGGCGGCCTATGACGCGGCGCTGTTCCTCTATGGACAACTGGCCGTCTTCTCGCGCCACGAGGCGGCGGCACTGCTGGCGAAAACGGCCGCGGCGCTGCGGCCCGGCGGCCGGCTGGTCGTGGAGCTACTCGACCCGGTGCGGGTGGACAAGCGGGATAGCGCGTGGTGGTATACCGATGACGGCGGGCTATGGGGCGAGCGGCCTTATCTCCACCTGGGCGAGCGGCGCTGGGACGCGGCCGCGCGGGCGTCGATTGAGCGCTACCTCATCCTGCATCTGGAGACAGGCGCGCTGGATGAGATTATCCTGGGCGATCAGACCTACGAGGTCGAGGAGATGGCCGGGCTGCTGCGGGCGGCGGGGTTCGCGGCGGTGACGAGTTTTGCGGCGTGGGATGGGTTGGGGTTGTATGATGCGGCCGAATGGGTAGTGTATCTGGCTGTGAATTAAGATTGTTTCAGCTATTACCTGGCCTCATAATAACTATATGGATATTGTGGCAAAGTGGTAATCTCGTTCCAACCAAGCTAATTCAAAATAGCCGCGTGGTACGTCTATTGGCGCTTGATCAAAGTAGGGATCATTCAAATAGATTACTTGTCCCTCAACATCATAGCCAACGACTACGACAGCATGATCGGTCTGGTATGCCCAATAAGGCAGATCGCCCGTGCGCACGAACGCAATGACTGGCTGACCATTATCCAACATCCTAAACAGCCCATCGACGTCTGTGACACTGTACGTCACCGATAGGCCAAGTTGAGTAATTAAGCGGATATTGCTTGCCGGCGCGCCAAAATTTCTGATCTTTAGAAGTTGAGCAACTTGGGAATAGTCTATGCCGCGGTCAATGAATTCAAGAACCATGGCCGCGCACGCCGCCAGACAATCGCCATCACCCTTCTGTTTCAGATGCGAAACGGGTAGCAAGACCTTCGGCACGAGCACTGACCTCAGAAATGAGTTGGGGGTTGCTGTATAATTGACCGGTTTCGGTGTTCACATTGATAGCGCCGACCTCGCCAATATCGCCGCGCGAGGTCAGCGACAAGATGACCGGCACGCGCCAGCAAATCGACTCACCAATGACAAGGTTCGGCTCCCCGGCGTGCATCATGTAACTGATCTCGCTCAGGATGAAGCTGTTTACTTTCTGGCGGGCGGCGTAGGCGGAGACGTTGACATCGGCCGTCACCTTGATGTCGATCTCCAGACGCCCGGTCTGCGGTAAGGAGTGAATCTGTGTTACCACGTATCCTTGCCTCCAACCTCCAGGATTCTTAACCTTCATCAGATTATACTCGCCGATAAGCGTTATCCAAACTTGTCCGCTTAAATCAATCGCCTACAATTGATCCTCATGATCCGTCTCAGCGGCATCGTCAAACATTACGGCCTGAACCCGGTGCTGCGCGGCGTCGATCTGACGGTCGGGCAAGGGGAGTTCGTCACCCTGGTGGGGCCGAACGGGGCGGGCAAGAGCACGCTGCTGGGCATCGTCGCCACGCTGCTGCGGCCGACTTCGGGCGAGGCCCGCGTCGGCGGTTGGCGCTTGCCGGAGCAGGCCGACCGAGTGCGCCGCCACATCGGCCTCGTCTCCCACCAGCCGCTGCTCTACCGCGACCTGACCGCGGCCGAAAACCTGACCTTCTTCGCCAAGCTCTACCGGCTGCCCGAGGCCGAGGCGCGGGTGGCCGAGGCGCTGCGCAAGGTGGGCCTCTTCGCCCGCCAGCGCGACCCGGTGGGGGCCTTCTCGCGCGGTATGGTGCAGCGTCTGACCATCGCCCGGGCCACACTCCACGAGCCGGACGTGCTGCTGCTCGATGAGCCGTATACCGGGCTGGATCAGGAAGCGACCCATCTGCTGGACGACCTGCTGCGCGAAGAGACGGCCCGCGGCCGGACGATCCTGATGATCACCCACGATCTGGGCCACGGCCTGGGGCTGGCCGACCGGCTGGCGATCCTCCACGGCGGCCGTATCGCCCACGAGGTCAGCCGCGCCGCCATCAGCCCGGCGGCGGTTTATGATCTGTATGCTGAAGTAACGATGATGTAAAAAAACGATCCGCAGATTACGCAGATTTCGCAGATTAAAATAATCTGCGAAATCTGCGTAATCTGCGGATCAAACTCTTTTTTATGAACGACTTTTGGGCGGCCGTGTGGGCCGTGGTGTGGAAAGATTTACGCATCGAGGGGCGCACGCGCCAGACGGTCAGCGTCATGGCGATGTTCTCCATCGCGACGATCATCATGTTCAACTTCGCGTTGGGCACGTCGCTCGATGCCGCGCGCGAGGTCGCCACGGGGCTGCTGTGGGCCATCGTCCTGCTGGCCGCCGTGCTGGGCCTCAACCGCTCGCTGGCCCTCGACCGCGAGAACCAGGTCTTCGACGCCATGCTCATCGCCCCCATCCCCCGCGCGGCGCTCTACGCGGGCAAGGTCATCAGCATCAGCCTGTTCACGCTGCTGCTCGACGTTATCCTGATCATCCTGTTCACCGTGTTCTTCAACCAGCCGTTCTACCTGCCGCCGGTCGTGCTGCTGCTGTTCCTGGGCACCATCGGCTACGTGGCCGCCGGGGTACTCATCACGACGATGACCATTCAGACGCGGACGCGCGAGGTGCTGCTGCCGGTGTTGTTGCTGCCGTTGTCGCTGCCGTTGGTGCTGCCGGCGGCGCTGGCTACGGCGACGATTGTCTCCTCGGCCGCGTTCGGCGGGGCCACCTGGGCCGAGATACAGGGGCCGGTGCTGCTGGTAGTGGCCTACGATTTGGTCATGTTGGCGGTGGGGTTCGTGTTGTATCCGTTTGTGGTAGAATCCTAACCAATGACGAATTACGAATGACGAATGACGAATGGCAGACAGCGCTCTGCATTCGTCATTCGTCATTCGTCATTCGTAATTTGAATGAAGGAGTAATCAATCCATGACCCCCATCGCTTTAGCCAATCCCCGGCTGGATCGCGCGATCCGGATTATGAATATTTTGGGTGTGGCCGGCATGGCCATCGCCATCGCCGCCAACTTTTTCTTCGCCCCGGTCGAAGTGACGATGGGCAACGTGCAGCGCCTGTTCTACTTCCACGTCGGCACGGCGTGGGTGGGGGCGGTGGTCTTCGGCGTGGCCCTCATCTGCGGCGTCCTCTATCTGCGCGGCGGGCGGCGGGTCTATGACACGCTGTCGCTGGCCGCGGTCGAGGTCGGCCTGGTCTTCCTGTCCATGACCATCGTCGCCGGGTCGTTCTGGGGCAAGCCGGCCTGGAACACGTGGTGGATCTGGAGCCCGCGCCTGACGCTGGTGACGGTCTCCTGGCTGGTCTATGCCGCCTACTTCATGCTGCGGGGGGCCATTGAAGACCCCCAGCGCCGCGCCCGCTATGCCGCCGTCTACGCCATCATCTCCTTTGCCACCATCATCCTGACCTACGTCAGCATCCGCATCTTCCGCGACATCCACCCGGTCGTCATCGGCAGCACGACGGAAGCGGCCGCCGGCGCGGCCGAGGGCTTGCAGGAGTTCAGCGGCCTCGACTCGGCGCGCATGGGCATTACCCTGCTGATCAACGTCATCGCCTTCACCATCCTGGGCACGGCCTGGATTTTGGTGCGGATGCGGCTGCAAAATCTGGCCGATTATGCCGACCATCTGAAGACCCGCGTGGCCGCCCATCTGAGCGGCCGGGGCAAGGTCGGCCCGGCGCTGGCGAATGGCCTGCTATTGGCCGGGCCGCTGCTGCAAACGCAGGTCGATAATCCCAACCGCTTCAACGTCTATCTCGTCGGCGGCTACGCGGTTATGTCGGCCCTGGCCCTGGGCTACATGCTCTACCTGTACCTGCGCCAGCGCAATCTGGAGAACGACATCGCCCTGTTGCGGCAATTGTTACAGGAAGATAAGAGGCCGCGCCGCTAAGAGGCCAGACCGGACTTGATTGCGGTAATCCTGTCCGGTCTAACGGTATAATCAGAACCATGTCCGATATCAAAGCGCCCACCCCCACGCGCAAACTCTCGACGACGCAGATCGTCCTCATCGGTCTGGGCGTGCTGCTCATCGCCTTCCTGATCCTGGGCACGGTGACGCAATCGGCCACGCCCGACCAGTTGAGCTTCGGCGTGCAGAAGCAACCGTTCGCCACGCTGGCCGTGCTGGCCTTCCTGGGCGGGCTGCTCAGCTTCGCCTCGCCCTGCACACTGCCCATTCTGACCGCCTACTTCGCCTTCGCCTTCCAGAGCGACCGGCAGCGCATCGCCGCCAATACGCTGGCCTTCATGTTGGGCCTGGGCACGACGTTCAGCCTGCTGGGCGCGGCCGGTTTCGCCCTGGGGCGCGTGCTGGGCCAGAACCAGAGCCTGATCATGCTCATCGGCGGCACGGCCATCCTTATCTTCGGCGTGATGAGCCTGCTCGGCCGCGGCTTCAGCGGCGCGACCACGCTGGCGACCCAGGAGCGCACCCCCGGCATGGGCAGCTCCTACCTCTTCGGCCTGACCTTCGCCGTCGGCTGGTCGGCCTGTGTCGGCCCCATCCTGGGCGTCATCCTGACCCTGGCCTTCCAGACGGCCACGGTCTTACACGGCATGATGCTACTGTTCATCTACACCCTGGGTCTGGGGCTGCCGCTGATCATCGTCTCGACCTTCTTCGGCCGCATGGATCGCCAGGGCCGCTTCTGGCGCGCCCTGCGCGGCAAGGGTTGGGCCTGGGATACCCATGTGTTCGTCGTCGCCCTGGTCTGGGCGCTGGCCCTGTGGCGCATCATCGCCGCCTTCACCGCCTACGCCATCGACAATTTCAGCTTCCTGGGCAGCCTGACCTTTAGTCCGGCGCTGGAGTTCGGCATCCTGGCCGCGCTGCTCGTCGGCGCGTTGTTATGGACGCTCACCGCGTCGGAATCGCGCCGGACGACGCTGCACCTGCACTCGACGCAACTGATCAGCGGCGCGCTGTTCGTGCTGCTGGGGCTGCTGATGCTGGAGGGGCAGATGGGGTTGATCAACGGCGTGCTGGTGCGCTGGTCGGCGGTGATCGATGAGCAGACGTTGCGCTTCCAGGATTGGCTGCTGACGGCCTTCAGCAATTAACAATTAACAATTACGAATTAGGAATTACGAATTACGAATTACGAATTTTCGCTTAAACCACTTACTCCGATTACCTCTTACTCCTAATTCCTAATTCCTAATTCCTAATTTCCCCCCATGTCTACCGAACCACAAGAATCCTCGTCCGCGCCGCGCTGGCTGCTGATCGTCTTCGGGCTGGCGGCGCTGGGGCTGGCGGCGGCGCTGCTGTTCTACACCTACGGCCGCCTGGGACGACAGGAAGCTGAGCTACCGGAATCCATCGCCGCCTATCAGGGCACGGTGGCCGCCGGGGGCACGGCCGTCTTCCCCTCCGACACGCTGCCGGAGGCGGGCAGCCCGGCCCCCGACTTTGAATTGCCGGACGTGAACGGCGACACGGTACGGCTGAGCGATTTCAGCGGCCGGCCGGTCATCCTCAACTTCTGGGCCACCTGGTGCGCCCCCTGCCGGCTGGAGATGCCGGAACTGGAGCGGGCGCAGGCCGAGTTCGGCCCCGACGGCCCGGCCGTGCTGACCATCAATCAGGAGGAGTCGGCCGAGCAGGTGGCCGCCTTCCTGACCGAGATCGGCCTGACGCTGCCGGCGCTGCTCGACGCCGACGGCGACGTAGGCGCGGCCTATGGCGCGTTCTTCCTGCCCACGACGGTCATCGTCGGGCCGGACGGCATCGTGGCCGCCGTCCATCGGGGGATGATCAATCGCGACGAACTCGACGGCTACCTGGGCCAGATCGCCGCCGAGGGTTCATGATCCTCAACCGCATTTTCTACACGCTGGCCCGCCGCTGGCTGCTGTTTATGAATCTGGCCGTGGCCGTCTACGTCGGCCTGCCGATGCTGGCCCCGGTGCTGCTGAACGCGGGGCTGACCGGGCCGGCCACGCTGCTCTACCGCGCCTATAGCCCCATGTGCCACCAGTTGGCCTCGCGCTCCTTCTTCCTCTTCGGCGAGCAGATCGCCTACCCGCGCGCCATCGCCGGCAGCAGCCTGCGGCCCATCGAAGACTTCATGCCCGGCATCCCCGAATTCGCCGCGGCCTCGGCCGACCCGGCGCAGTGGAGCAGCTTCCTGCTGCCCGCCCGCGCCTTTCGCGGCAACGAGCAGATGGGTTACAAGATGGCCCTCTGCCAGCGCGACATCAGCATCTACGCCTCGATGGTCGTCGGCGGATTGATCTATGCCGTATTGCGGCGGCGCGGGCCGGTGCGCCCCATGCCGTTCTGGCTATTCGTGATCGTCGGCCTCGGCCCCATCGCCCTCGACGGCTTCAGCCAACTGTTCAGCCAGCTATTCATCGGCCTGGGCCTCGACACGCTGGCGCAACTCGTGCCCCTGCGCGAAAGCTCGCCGCTGTTGCGCAGCCTGACCGGGGTCATCCTGGGCCTCAGCATCGTCTGGCTGCTCTACCCGCGGCTGGATGACCAGTTCACGGCCACGGCCGATGACATGGGGCGGCGGTTGGCGGCGGGGGTGGTTGCCGATGGGGCGTTGCCGGTTGATAATTAGGGCATGGCCCAACTCGTTGCGAACTGTTTGTGGCCGGCCCGGGCCTGACCGGTCTATCCGCCATGAACGAGCTACAACTCTCGCCCACCACCCCACAGGCGAATCTGCGCGCCGAACTGGAGGCCGCCCAGCGCGAACTGGTGGAGGCTGAGGCCGAACTGGCCCGCGAGCAGGCCGCGGTCAACGCCTTCCGGATGCACGCCCGGCTGATGCTCGACGACCTGGCCGACGCCATCGCCGCGCTGCTGGCCGAGAAGCAATCGTTGCTGACCCGGCTGGCGCTGCTGCGGCAGGACGCGGAAGCCGCGGCGGCCGATGACGATCCCCTAAGCCCGGCCGACGACGACCGACCGCCGACCACCGGCGACCGGACGGCAGCCGATGACGACGCCCTCGATCTGGCCCCGACGCCCACGCCGGGCGACAAGGCGGCCGAGAAGCGCCTCTACCGTGAATTGGCCCGCCGCTTTCATCCCGACCTGGCCGAGGGCGCGGCCGAATTGGCCTATCGCACCTCGGTGATGGCCGCCGTCAATGCCGCTTACAGCGCCGGTGACAGCCACGCCCTCTACGATCTGGCCGGGGAGTTGGAGCCGGGCGAGTTGCGCGAACTGGCCGGCCTCCCGACCCGCGAACTGCGCCAACTGCGCGAGCGCCTGCTGCAATGCCGCCGCCGCCGCCGCAAGGTAGCCCGGCAACTGGAGGTATTGCGCCAGGACAAGACGGCCCGCCTATGGCGCAAGGCCCGCGCATTGGACGATCCGGGTCAGGATTGGTGGTCGGCCGTGCGCCGCGACTTGGAAGTGGCGCGGGCGCGGTTGGAGGCGGAAGTCACAGGGTTGAGAAACCAGGTAGAATTGATCGATACAACTTATTGAGTGTTACGGAATTACGATTTCGCTGTAGTACCATAAGGCATTGACGGGGTATGACTGTAATTGTTAGAATAAGATTGTGCGCACCGTGGAGTTCAGACGTTTATTGGATGATGAGAATGCCCTTCGCGTGCGCTTTGGTCTGGAATCTGGGCAGGTGGTTGAGTTTGTCGTTCAATTGGAATGTATTTTTGAGAATCGTTGGGTAGCGGTCATTCGATACGATACAGCTCATGGTTTCGCTCATTGCGACCGGCTTCATCCCTATGAGCCAACATTGAAAACGAGAATCGAAACCCGTAATTACAACGAGGCATTAACAGTTGCGCTTAATGATCTTGGCACCCATTGGCAAGATTATCGGAATAGGTATGAAAGATGGCTCAATCAAAGATAAACCAACCACAAAACGTTGTCGAGAGAAACATTGCTCTGGTCGGCCAGATCATGCAATATTTGCTCGACAATCCCGATCTATTCGACGCCTTGCCGGATGATTTTGAATTGGTGGTGCTGCCCGAGGACGATCCCGAAATGCGCCTCTACAATCTGGAACTTCTCGATCGCTACAGCATCGAAGAAAAGCCCGTTGTTTTCGCGCGCACCAAATCGCAAACAAAAAAGGGGCGTGTTCTCATCCGCCCCAGCCTATTTGTCCCCGTAGTTCCCGCTACTCTCTGATTACGGGATAGTGGATAGTGGGCAGTGGACAGTGGGCAGACTGCCCACTGCCCACTGCCCACTACCCACTATCTCATATCTCCCAACGGTAATGGACGAGATAGCTCAGGTAATACTGCCCCTGCCAGCGCTCGATGCCGATCAGCCACGTGCCCCAGTCGAGTTCCTGCTCGGCCGGCGCGGGGCGGTGGGCGCTGAAGAAGCGCACCGCCTCGTACCCTTCGGGCAGAATGGTCAGCCCGGCCGTGGGGCCGAATAGCCCCTCGTCGCAACGATACTGTGTCGCCGCCAGCAGATCGCGCTCCAGCAGCGGCAGCATCACGTCGTTGAACGTGCCGCGCAGCGGTTCGCCGCTGCCGTCGGTCATGCCCCAGTTGTAGCGCTCGTCGTCGCGGAACAGTTGGCGCACGTCGTTGTTGCCGCGAATGATGACTTCCTCATTCCACCAACTGACGCGCAGCCGCAGCCCGCGGTCGGGGTGCACCAGTGCGTCGAGGGCGCGGCCGTCCTGCTCGGCGATGGCCGTTTGCAGGCGGCTCAGCAATTCGGTCACGGCCGGGTCGGCGCAAAACGCCTCGCGGCTGACGTCCTCGGTCAGAAAGCGGCCATTGACCCAACCGTCGCCGGCGCTGGTGGTCACCGGCAGCCAGTTCGATCCGCCCTGGGCCGCCTGGCCCTGATCGATGACCTGGATGCCGGTCGCGCCGGGAAGCAGTTGGGCCACCACGGCCGCGTCGGCGTCAGGCCGGCGGCGCACGTTGAGCAAATCATTGGCGGCCACGAAGGCCACGCGATAGCCGCCGGTATTGGTCGACGGCGGAACAGTGGCCGCCGGGGTCGCGGTGGGAACGGTTGCCGGGGTAGCGGTCGGCACGGGCGGTGGCGTAGCCGTCGGCGCGACCGTCGCCTGCCCGTCGCTGGTCGGCAGCGGCGGGGCGACGGTGGGCGGCGGCGGCAGCGTGGCCGTCGGCAGGATGGTCGCGGCGGCGGTGGGCAGGCTACCGTCGGCCGTCGGCTCTAGGGTCGGCGCGGCGGCCGTGGCCGCCACGGTCGGGATCACCAACACCGGCGGCTCTTCCCCACCGCCACACGCAGCCAACAAGCCGATGAACACAAGCAATATAAGCGGCCGAAACCGGCCAATAGACGAATGATTGAACCTTCTCATGGCGATAATCCCTCGAACAGGGCCGGTTGCCCTTTCGGGCTGAGGGGGATGATGCGGGCAGCGACGACCGGCGACTGATTTCCTTCTGTCCTATAGACGCCGGCGAACGAACGAAGGTTCCGAAATAATTAGGAATTACGAATTAGGAATTAGGAATGAAGAACTTGCTCTTAATTCGTAATTCCTAATTCCTAATTCGTAATTGATTTACAGGTTGAACTTGATATTCAGCACGTCCCCATCCCGCACCATATAGGTCTTGCCTTCCTGGCGCAGCTTGCCGGCGGTGCGCGCCCCGGCCATGCCGCCCAGGCCGACGAGATCGTCGTAATGGACGACCTCGGCGCGGATGAAGCCCTTGGCCAGGTCGGTGTGGATGGCCCCGGCGGCGTCGACGGCGTTGGCATCGCGGGCGATCTCCCAGGCCCGCACCTCGTCCTCGCCGACGGTGAAGAAGGATTGCAGCCCCATCAGGTCGTAGCTGAGGTGGATCACCCGGTCGAGGCTAAGCTCCGTCACGCCGAACTCGTCCATGAACATCGCCAGCGTTTCCTCATCGCCGGCGGCGCTCAATTGGGCCAGCTCCATCTCCAGCCGGCCGCGGATGGTCGCCAGGATGGCCCGCGGCTGGTCGTAGGCCAGCGCCGGGTCGGCCTGATCGTCGCCCAGATTGATGAGCACGATCTTGGGCTTCAGCGTCAGCAGGCCATAGCCACGCAGCCCCTTGAGCTGCTCGTCAGACAGGTCGAGGACGCGCAGCGGTTGCCCGGCGGTCAGGGTTTCGTTCATCGTCTCGAACAGGGTCAGTTCGGCCGTGGCCGCGGCCTTGTCCTTCGACGCGCCTTTCTTCAGCCCCTCCTGAATCTTCTCGATGCGCCGCTCGACGACGCCCAGGTCGCTGAGCAGGAACTCCGTATCGAGCGCGGCCAGGTCGCGGGCGGCATCGACACGGCCGTCGGGGTGGGGCACGCTGGCGTTCTCGAAGGCGCGCACGACATGGACGAACCCCTCCAGCCCGGAGAGGTGATTGAGCAGTTGCGGGCTGAGGCCGCTGCCGGCCTCATCGTCGCTCCGTTGCAGCCCGGCCACGTCGCTATAGGTGATGCGGGCGTAGGTCGTCTTCTTGGGGTTGAACATGCGGCTGAGCACGTCGACGCGCGGGTCGCGGACGTCGACGACGGCCGTCACCACGTCGAAACGGCCGCCCATGCTCTGGCCGGTGGGGGCGTTGCCCAGGGTGAGGGCGTTGAAGATGGTTGTTTTGCCTGAACTGGGCAGGCCGATGATGCCTAATTTCATAGGGGTGGAGTATAGCAGGAAGGCGCAGCGATAACAGATCGTTCGGCACGAATCACACGACGGGAGTGAGGATCAAGTGGCCTGTTTAGCGGTCCGGCGCGGCTCCTAAATCAACACCGCCAGCAACTCCTCAGCGCTTACATCGACAAAGGTCTCCGCCACCGGCGCGGCCGCCAGCCGGGCGCGCAACTCGTCGGCGCGGTGGGGCGCGCCGGCCAGCGCCGTCTCGACGGCCGCCGGGTCGCGACGGGTGAAGAAGTCGCCGTAGAAGCGGGCGGCGCGGATGATCCCCGCTTCCACTTCCAGCGCCGCTTCGACCGAGCCGCCGGCTGTGCGTATGCGCTTCGTGAAGTTGTAGCGCGGCGAATGGCCGTAGTTCCATTCCCAGGTGGCGTATTTCGCGTCGCGCAGCCGCTCGATGGCCGCCACGTCGGCCGGGCTGAAGGTGTAGGCGACGGCGGCCGGCGTCTCGCTCATGACGTGGGCCAGCAGGCAGTCGCGGAATTCCAGCACACTCATCGGCCGCGGCAGGTGCTCGCTGATGTTGGTCACCCGGCTGCGCACCGACTTGACCGCCTTATCGTCGAACTTGGCCGGGTCGGGCCGTAGCGCGGCGGCCACGTCGGTCATGCGGGCCGAGAAGAGCAGCGTGCCGTGGTGGAGGATGCGGCCGCGGCGAATGTACTCGGCATTGCCGGAGAACTTGCGGCCGTCGATGGTCAGGTCGTTGCGCCCCTCGAAGCGGGCGTTGACGCCCAGCCCCTGCAGCGCATCGAGGACGGGTTGGGTGAAGCGGCGAAAGTCGACGTCATTGCGGGAGGTGTCGACGGCCGTGACGAAGGTGAAGTTCAGGTTGCCCAGGTCGTGGAAGACCGCGCCGCCGCCCGACATACGGCGCACGACGGGCAGGTTATTATCGCGCACGTACTCCACGTTGATCTCGGCCAACGTGTTCTGGTGGCGGCCGACGATGATCGTCGGCGCGTTGCGCCACAGCATAAAGCAGTCGCGGTCGAAGTGGTCCATGACGTACTCTTCGGCCGCCAAGTTGAAGTAAGGGTCGGTTTCGTGACGGGTAATGCACAACATAGTATTGAAGAGGCTCCAGCCCAGGATGATAGCCCGTCAGGCGCGGAATGACACGCCGATACAGGGATACCTAACCGCCCAAGCCGCGCGTGATGGCGTTGCCGGGCGTATCGCGCGTCACCATTTGCCGGATTTGCCGCCAAGTAGCGTATAATCCACCACCTTTCCGTGCCGGAGATGACCATGACCTTCGATGAAGCCTTTATCCTGAACACAGTGGGGCTGCCGGGCCTGACCGACATCGCCCGGCAGGCGGCCGGCGTCGCTAACCTGACGTTGGGCACGTGGGGCATCAAGCAGATCGCCGGTGGGCTGGGCAATCCGGTGAGTGTCGGCCTCTTTCGGGTCGAGGGCGTCGGCCGCGCCGGGAGCGAGCAACGGCCCTGGTCGGCGATCCTGAAGATCATCCAGTCGCCGGCCAACGTGGGCCAGACGAACTTGGGCGAGGGGGACGACCCGACCCACTGGAACTACTGGCGGCGGGAGGTGCTGGTCTATCAATCCAGCTTACTGCCAACCTTACCCACCGGTTTAATCGCGCCGCGCTTTTTTGGTATGAACGAGCTTCCGGGAGAGATGGCCTGCCTGTGGCTGGAGGAAGTGATCGACGACTATCAGGACGTCTGGCCGCCGGAGCGCTACGCCCTGACCGCGCGCCATCTGGGGCGGCTGAACGGCCAGTACGCCGGCGAACAGCCGCCGGCGGCCTTCCCCTGGCTGGGCCGG is drawn from Candidatus Promineifilum breve and contains these coding sequences:
- a CDS encoding SAM-dependent methyltransferase; the encoded protein is MTNGDRDALTRALWRIYNRPDPPPLWVGGGGNLPWNDPAFSARMLREHLDETHGAASRPAAERAAQLDWLWARLGLRPGSRVLDLTCGPGLYAVALAQRGAQVTGVDFGPAAIAHARQLAAEAGLSDHCTFIEADVRDYAPEPAAYDAALFLYGQLAVFSRHEAAALLAKTAAALRPGGRLVVELLDPVRVDKRDSAWWYTDDGGLWGERPYLHLGERRWDAAARASIERYLILHLETGALDEIILGDQTYEVEEMAGLLRAAGFAAVTSFAAWDGLGLYDAAEWVVYLAVN
- a CDS encoding C39 family peptidase, whose product is MPKVLLPVSHLKQKGDGDCLAACAAMVLEFIDRGIDYSQVAQLLKIRNFGAPASNIRLITQLGLSVTYSVTDVDGLFRMLDNGQPVIAFVRTGDLPYWAYQTDHAVVVVGYDVEGQVIYLNDPYFDQAPIDVPRGYFELAWLERDYHFATISI
- the ccmA gene encoding heme ABC exporter ATP-binding protein CcmA, with amino-acid sequence MIRLSGIVKHYGLNPVLRGVDLTVGQGEFVTLVGPNGAGKSTLLGIVATLLRPTSGEARVGGWRLPEQADRVRRHIGLVSHQPLLYRDLTAAENLTFFAKLYRLPEAEARVAEALRKVGLFARQRDPVGAFSRGMVQRLTIARATLHEPDVLLLDEPYTGLDQEATHLLDDLLREETARGRTILMITHDLGHGLGLADRLAILHGGRIAHEVSRAAISPAAVYDLYAEVTMM
- a CDS encoding heme exporter protein CcmB, whose protein sequence is MNDFWAAVWAVVWKDLRIEGRTRQTVSVMAMFSIATIIMFNFALGTSLDAAREVATGLLWAIVLLAAVLGLNRSLALDRENQVFDAMLIAPIPRAALYAGKVISISLFTLLLDVILIILFTVFFNQPFYLPPVVLLLFLGTIGYVAAGVLITTMTIQTRTREVLLPVLLLPLSLPLVLPAALATATIVSSAAFGGATWAEIQGPVLLVVAYDLVMLAVGFVLYPFVVES
- a CDS encoding cytochrome c biogenesis protein translates to MTPIALANPRLDRAIRIMNILGVAGMAIAIAANFFFAPVEVTMGNVQRLFYFHVGTAWVGAVVFGVALICGVLYLRGGRRVYDTLSLAAVEVGLVFLSMTIVAGSFWGKPAWNTWWIWSPRLTLVTVSWLVYAAYFMLRGAIEDPQRRARYAAVYAIISFATIILTYVSIRIFRDIHPVVIGSTTEAAAGAAEGLQEFSGLDSARMGITLLINVIAFTILGTAWILVRMRLQNLADYADHLKTRVAAHLSGRGKVGPALANGLLLAGPLLQTQVDNPNRFNVYLVGGYAVMSALALGYMLYLYLRQRNLENDIALLRQLLQEDKRPRR
- a CDS encoding cytochrome c biogenesis CcdA family protein, yielding MSDIKAPTPTRKLSTTQIVLIGLGVLLIAFLILGTVTQSATPDQLSFGVQKQPFATLAVLAFLGGLLSFASPCTLPILTAYFAFAFQSDRQRIAANTLAFMLGLGTTFSLLGAAGFALGRVLGQNQSLIMLIGGTAILIFGVMSLLGRGFSGATTLATQERTPGMGSSYLFGLTFAVGWSACVGPILGVILTLAFQTATVLHGMMLLFIYTLGLGLPLIIVSTFFGRMDRQGRFWRALRGKGWAWDTHVFVVALVWALALWRIIAAFTAYAIDNFSFLGSLTFSPALEFGILAALLVGALLWTLTASESRRTTLHLHSTQLISGALFVLLGLLMLEGQMGLINGVLVRWSAVIDEQTLRFQDWLLTAFSN
- a CDS encoding TlpA family protein disulfide reductase produces the protein MSTEPQESSSAPRWLLIVFGLAALGLAAALLFYTYGRLGRQEAELPESIAAYQGTVAAGGTAVFPSDTLPEAGSPAPDFELPDVNGDTVRLSDFSGRPVILNFWATWCAPCRLEMPELERAQAEFGPDGPAVLTINQEESAEQVAAFLTEIGLTLPALLDADGDVGAAYGAFFLPTTVIVGPDGIVAAVHRGMINRDELDGYLGQIAAEGS
- a CDS encoding DUF2085 domain-containing protein, with translation MILNRIFYTLARRWLLFMNLAVAVYVGLPMLAPVLLNAGLTGPATLLYRAYSPMCHQLASRSFFLFGEQIAYPRAIAGSSLRPIEDFMPGIPEFAAASADPAQWSSFLLPARAFRGNEQMGYKMALCQRDISIYASMVVGGLIYAVLRRRGPVRPMPFWLFVIVGLGPIALDGFSQLFSQLFIGLGLDTLAQLVPLRESSPLLRSLTGVILGLSIVWLLYPRLDDQFTATADDMGRRLAAGVVADGALPVDN
- a CDS encoding J domain-containing protein, whose product is MNELQLSPTTPQANLRAELEAAQRELVEAEAELAREQAAVNAFRMHARLMLDDLADAIAALLAEKQSLLTRLALLRQDAEAAAADDDPLSPADDDRPPTTGDRTAADDDALDLAPTPTPGDKAAEKRLYRELARRFHPDLAEGAAELAYRTSVMAAVNAAYSAGDSHALYDLAGELEPGELRELAGLPTRELRQLRERLLQCRRRRRKVARQLEVLRQDKTARLWRKARALDDPGQDWWSAVRRDLEVARARLEAEVTGLRNQVELIDTTY